The following proteins are co-located in the Elusimicrobiaceae bacterium genome:
- a CDS encoding peptidase MA family metallohydrolase: protein MRKAIMCGLAVLSTAGCVDVPVDSSARRQAVHVAGVELAPGAREKVTLHFLVRAYTEAELEDVGSFCEEQYTKIMRNTGLYSFMPATPYEIIIYSSHEEYVNRSKQPDWSGGVTIGNAILSYNSQAMKSVLAHEMAHLVFNEYMSRSDYRLVWLNEGLAVYTQIGTYGDAGQASYNSAVRAELLASPIPFARMMSYVPMRDAGTNGGTQLSRWYGQAGSVAEYMIERGGSMGFSMLLRELKNGAGIDSALASAYPGKWSDTAALEAGWLAYLKGQ, encoded by the coding sequence ATGAGAAAGGCCATTATGTGCGGATTGGCGGTATTGTCAACAGCCGGTTGTGTGGACGTGCCGGTGGATTCCTCGGCCCGGCGGCAGGCGGTGCATGTCGCGGGAGTGGAGCTGGCGCCCGGCGCGCGGGAAAAAGTCACGCTGCATTTTCTGGTCAGGGCGTATACGGAAGCGGAGCTGGAGGACGTCGGCTCGTTCTGCGAGGAGCAGTACACCAAAATCATGCGCAATACCGGGCTGTATTCGTTCATGCCCGCCACGCCTTACGAGATAATAATCTATTCGAGCCATGAGGAATATGTCAACCGTTCCAAACAGCCGGACTGGTCGGGCGGGGTTACTATCGGAAACGCGATCCTGTCCTACAATTCGCAGGCGATGAAAAGCGTGCTGGCGCATGAAATGGCGCATCTGGTTTTCAATGAATACATGAGCCGGTCCGATTACCGGCTCGTGTGGCTCAACGAAGGGCTTGCGGTGTACACCCAGATCGGCACTTACGGCGACGCGGGGCAGGCTTCCTATAACTCGGCGGTGCGGGCCGAACTGCTGGCGTCGCCCATTCCGTTCGCCCGGATGATGAGCTATGTGCCCATGCGTGATGCCGGCACAAACGGCGGAACGCAGCTTTCCAGATGGTACGGGCAGGCCGGCAGCGTGGCGGAATATATGATAGAGCGCGGCGGGAGCATGGGGTTTTCGATGCTGCTGCGCGAGCTGAAAAACGGCGCGGGCATAGATTCCGCGCTGGCTTCCGCTTATCCCGGCAAGTGGAGCGATACCGCCGCGCTGGAAGCCGGCTGGCTTGCCTATCTTAAGGGGCAGTAG